One Plasmodium coatneyi strain Hackeri chromosome 14, complete sequence genomic window carries:
- a CDS encoding Pv-fam-d protein yields the protein MKESNSRISYMKVITYSLFVWSSQYAHKSSDTLCNSSCYKRNNRLLSQTTFYSTRDDTPVTYGTGGYHQDDELHSMSRRMNSAVKDAHFESKFQELCSEDNLQGSFDSMLHDENIQKQFNAIMCEGDYPRMSGNSYRNNEYYETGPGTRAGKHYNDYGRGRSDDYDDYKKGSGRKGDLGSLNYDKHSGNRDYSSGGGYYMDSGHSSRDQSALTSGPHVSEYLSNDYDRQAHPYQQNLETYQPPPNNFNTFDVTLNTHMPLSQSNAPIEELEIKHVLQKKKINKSAPLSVIEGFIKFIKKVDAMYETEILRIMTGTTGAYDGQHVEQKKNKGLIKMLKDKINIFSPVISIAFFVGVFALFNIMPAVVVTSVILIATMIYVWYKYKKCKRINKMYAVYDEQKLMQHSAQQKMEALQNSRYIG from the exons atgaaggaaagcaACAGTAGGATTTCCTATATGAAAGTTATTACATATTCTCTCTTCGTGTGGTCATCGCAATATGCCCATAAG tCATCAGACACCTTATGTAATTCATCATGTTATAAGCGCAACAACAGATTACTGAGCCAAACCACATTCTATTCAACAAGAGATGACACACCTGTGACATATGGAACTGGTGGTTACCATCAAGATGATGAACTTCATAGTATGTCAAGAAGAATGAACAGTGCAGTAAAGGATGCTCATTTTGAAAGTAAATTTCAGGAATTATGCTCTGAAGATAATTTACAGGGTAGCTTCGATTCTATGCTACACGATGAAAATATACAGAAACAATTTAATGCAATAATGTGTGAGGGAGATTATCCAAGGATGTCGGGCAATTCGTATAGGAATAATGAGTATTATGAAACAGGCCCTGGTACGAGAGCTGGTAAACATTATAATGATtatggaaggggaagatcGGATGACTATGATGattacaaaaaggggagtgGCCGTAAGGGTGATTTGGGTTCATTAAACTATGATAAACATTCAGGAAATAGAGATTACTCATCAGGAGGAGGTTATTACATGGATAGTGGACACTCTTCTCGTGATCAATCAGCCCTTACATCGGGTCCTCATGTATCTGAATATTTATCCAATGATTATGATAGACAAGCTCATCCTTATCAACAGAATTTGGAAACCTACCAACCCCCCCCTAATAACTTTAACACCTTTGATGTTACTCTGAATACTCACATGCCACTTTCGCAAAGTAACGCACCAATAGAAGAACTTGAAATCAAACATgtattgcaaaaaaaaaaaataaacaaaagtGCCCCACTATCCGTGATAGAAGGTTTTAttaaattcataaaaaaagtagatGCAATGTATGAAACAGAAATATTAAGAATAATGACAGGTACTACTGGTGCTTATGATGGCCAACACgtcgaacaaaaaaaaaataaaggattaATAAAGATGCTTaaggataaaataaacatattttcccccgttATATCCATTGCTTTCTTTGTGGGCGTGTTCGCCTTGTTTAATATAATGCCTGCTGTTGTCGTAACATCTGTGATTCTCATTGCGACCATGATATATGTATGGTATAAATATAAGAAGTGCAAAcgtataaataaaatgtatgCAGTTTATGACGAGCAAAAATTAATGCAGCACAGTgcacaacaaaaaatggaagcacTCCAAAATTCAAGATACATTGGATAA
- a CDS encoding Tryptophan-rich antigen (Pv-fam-a), with amino-acid sequence MDLSQYISFMSPLQERLKNAISISKEKLLPQIDPNSVSPYIYVILFTLAAVLLFINRLPQKRNEEIQETPEDKETYKEIALEQGLIEKSEELKKYAWSNWFTKLQTDWNYFNASLENQKKTWFGEKDKEWNEFLDTMQNKWTHYNANIETEFESNILKNSKNWNEKQWENWIKSDGKEMMEMSFHKWMGENYSHYNAWIIKKWEEWKNDKIRTWLLKDWRRKEFDYWHKYKSLTLPEPLFERAENNWNKWNRRLYREKEQWKEWVAQKYEFYQSTECQQWKKWNDSKEDLFNSWMESFISKWIEEKKKIYRNMEQLQDVQEYSANNVASSLGADKNDNLFLLAKENIFLACIYIILFFLSTRILVRAYYPSMLQHAEEIWMLTKYDLNNGKESMEEFKNMVRGHLKTCKFYILNVLDTILGVIIRKLKSTHEGVQNVQRYATQDISINSCYGHKHGDDPDDENDDDYDEEDDVDGKNDADEFHDCKDDSEEQDKNQNDSMEKGLSDSSMTNVNSDMESEGSNDSLPKVGLENTPEDEPKDSSTKENDEDMIIEKTEEKSMKNTQDANKEGTADNDVKENIIEKKNEKDGNTNEEVKRDEHVTIERDTKGQSKSGTGEELKLKKGGPSKHETGGLTKWEKIGPSKQATGTVVKSATRSVVKSDASAVSKSDASAVSKSDASEVSKSDASAVVKSDANVVAKSDASAVVKSDASAVSKSDANVVAKSATSSVVKSATSAVAKSDASGVAKRDTTGVPKRETSGQENLKKNEQTKGKTNEELINTTQETSAGINPDKGKKILNLKNVIPKDKESGDKGVNFDKSDKNELTEEWKVNEWNKWMRQLEEQWHFFFIGLETKTDDWMKEKEKDLQTWITEMETKWMNYNHNFDIEYNTNLYKKYLMWDPNDWKTWIRTVGKRLMENDWIKWVEDHESKLNEWVNYDWFQWKSLKNSNWVMNEWKIDEHEYWEEWQNSNLTLWLQKKKRKKYLTWKNRIEREKSEWDSWVQSKEKLISKSKTGKWIKWKNEKRLLFNDWMENFINTWINRKQWNSWIIERRDVLSRRASSSY; translated from the exons ATGGATTTAAGTCAGTACATATCTTTTATGAGCCCCTTACAAGAACGGCTTAAAAATGCAATAAGCATAAGCAAGGAAAAACTATTGCCACAAATTGATCCGAATTCTGTTTCtccgtatatatatgtcatcTTATTTACCCTGGCAGctgttctccttttcataAATCGTCTCCCACag aaaagaaatgaagaaatacaaGAGACCCCGGAAGATAAAGAAACCTACAAAGAAATCGCCCTTGAACAAGGACTAATTGAGAAGTCagaagaattgaaaaaatacgCATGGAGTAACTGGTTTACGAAACTGCAAACAGACTGGAATTATTTCAATGCGTCTCTGGAGAATCAAAAGAAGACATGGTTTGGtgaaaaagataaagaaTGGAATGAATTTCTAGATACTATGCAAAATAAATGGACACATTATAACGCAAATATAGAAACAGAATTTGAATcgaatattttaaagaattcAAAGAATTGGAATGAAAAGCAATGGGAAAACTGGATTAAAAGCGACGGTAAAGAAATGATGGAAATGAGTTTCCATAAATGGATGGGTGAAAATTATTCTCATTATAATGCGtggattataaaaaaatgggaagaatggaagaacGATAAAATTCGCACCTGGTTGTTAAAAGATTGGAGACGTAAAGAATTTGACTATTGGCACAAATATAAAAGTTTGACCTTACCCGAACCATTATTTGAAAGGGCAGAAAATAACTGGAATAAATGGAATAGAAGGTTATAcagagaaaaagaacagtGGAAAGAATGGGTTGCccaaaaatatgaattttaTCAAAGCACTGAGTGCCAGcaatggaagaaatggaatgATAGTAAAGAAGATTTGTTTAACAGTTGGATGGAATCATTTATCAGCAAGTggatagaagaaaaaaa aaaaatatacagaaaTATGGAGCAGCTTCAGGATGTACAAGAATATAGTGCAAATAATGTCGCTTCGTCGTTAGGGGCAGATAAAAATGACAACCTATTTTTACttgcaaaagaaaatatttttcttgcttgcatatatatcatccttttttttctgtccacTAGGATTCTAGTAAGGGCTTATTATCCA TCAATGCTTCAACATGCAGAAGAAATTTGGATGCTTACGAAGTATGACTTAAATAATGGAAAAGAATCGATGGAAGAATTTAAGAATATGGTTAGAGGACACCTGAAAACGTGTAAGTTCTACATATTGAATGTGCTTGATACCATTCTAGGAGTAATAATtagaaaattgaaaagtaCCCACGAAGGTGTCCAAAATGTTCAACGATATGCGACACAGGATATTTCAATAAATTCATGTTATGGTCATAAACATGGTGACGACCCTGATGATGAGaatgatgatgattatgatgaggaggacgacgtTGATGGCAAAAATGATGCAGATGAATTTCACGATTGCAAGGATGACAGTGAAGAGCAGGATAAAAACCAAAATGATTCTATGGAAAAAGGATTAAGTGATAGTTCCATGACAAATGTTAACAGTGATATGGAAAGTGAAGGATCAAACGACAGTCTTCCTAAGGTTGGCTTGGAAAACACACCGGAAGATGAGCCAAAAGATAGTTCTACAAaggaaaatgatgaagataTGATCATAGAAAAAACTGAGGAGAAATCTATGAAAAATACCCAAGATGCcaataaagaaggaaccgCCGATAACGAcgtaaaagaaaatataatagaaaaaaaaaatgaaaaagatgGAAACACAAACGAAGAAGTAAAACGAGACGAACATGTGACAATAGAACGTGACACAAAAGGACAATCGAAGTCAGGAACAGGTGAAGAATTAAAACTTAAAAAGGGTGGACCATCGAAACATGAAACGGGTGGActaacaaaatgggaaaagatTGGACCATCGAAACAAGCAACCGGCACAGTAGTGAAAAGTGCTACCAGGTCAGTGGTGAAAAGTGATGCCAGTGCAGTATCGAAAAGTGATGCCAGTGCAGTATCGAAAAGTGATGCCAGTGAAGTATCGAAAAGTGATGCCAGTGCGGTAGTGAAAAGTGATGCCAACGTAGTAGCGAAAAGTGATGCCAGTGCAGTAGTGAAAAGTGATGCCAGTGCAGTATCGAAAAGTGATGCCAACGTAGTAGCGAAAAGTGCTACCAGCTCAGTAGTTAAAAGTGCTACCAGCGCAGTAGCGAAAAGTGATGCCAGCGGAGTAGCAAAGCGCGATACGACGGGGGTTCCTAAGCGTGAAACATCGGGGCAAGAGAACCtcaaaaaaaacgaacaaacgaAGGGCAAGACAAATGAAGAATTAATAAATACGACACAGGAAACGAGTGCCGGAATAAATCCagataaagggaaaaaaatcctaaacctaaaaaatgtaattccAAAAGATAAAGAAAGCGGTGATAAAGGTGTAAATTTTGATAAATCAGATAAAAACGAACTAACAGAAGAATGGAAAGTTAATGAATGGAATAAATGGATGCGTCAGTTAGAAGAACagtggcattttttctttattggTCTGGAAACCAAAACAGACGACTggatgaaagaaaaagaaaaagacctTCAAACATGGATAACAGAAATGGAAACTAAGTGGATGAATTACAACCACAATTTTGATATAGAATATAATACTAatctttacaaaaaatatctAATGTGGGATCCAAATGACTGGAAAACATGGATAAGAACAGTTGGAAAAAGACTAATGGAAAATGATTGGATTAAGTGGGTAGAAGATCATGAAAGTAAATTGAATGAATGGGTTAACTATGACTGGTTCCAATGGAAATCCTTAAAGAATTCTAATTGGGTAATGAATGAATGGAAAATTGATGAACATGAATATTGGGAAGAATGGCAAAATAGCAATTTGACCCTGTggctacaaaaaaaaaaaagaaaaaaatatttaacatGGAAAAACAGGATCGAAAGAGAAAAGTCAGAATGGGACAGTTGGGTTCAATCAAAAGAAAAGTTAATTTCAAAAAGTAAAACCGGTAAATggataaaatggaaaaatgaaaaacgaTTATTATTTAACGATTGGATGGAAAACTTTATAAACACATGGATCAACAGGAAGCAGTGGAATTCATGGATTATAGAGAGACGAGATGTACTTTCCCGAAGGGCATCGTCTTCATATTGA